The following nucleotide sequence is from Triticum dicoccoides isolate Atlit2015 ecotype Zavitan chromosome 7B, WEW_v2.0, whole genome shotgun sequence.
TACTACATAGGAATGAGTAAAGATGGTTGGAATAGGGCCTTCTCTAGCTGATCGAACAAAGGCAGTGAAAAATGACTTCCCCAATTGGACCGTCACATTTTGAAAGGACCAAAGAAAAGGATAAGTAAACTGAAAAATGAGATGGAGAAATTAAGAAGAGGGCCATTGTCACCCGAGGTCCGGGTAAAACTGAAAGAATTGCAAATCCACATTGAAAATCTCCTGGACCAGGAGGAACTCATTTGGCTGCAGCGTAGACGTGCCAACAGGCTGCTTCATGGTGACCGAAACACCTCATTTTTTTCATAATGCGTCCACGGCGTGTAAGAAATGAAACTGCATCAAATGGTTACTTGATGACACTTGAGTGTGGAGGGAGGATATTAATGACATGAATAGAATTATTTTGGATACTTGAAGGACTTGTTTCCCTCTAGCATCCAAGCACAGATATCAATGTGTTATCTATGGTCCAACACAGAGTTAGGGGGGTGATGAATGCCGCGCATATGGCACCATACTCACCCATGGAAGTGAAGAAGGCATTATTTTCTATTGGGGATTTTAAAGCTCTGGGGCCGGATGAGCTTCATGCTGTCTTTTATAAGATGTTTTGGTCAATGTTGGGAGATGATTTGATCTCAGAGGTGCTCACAACTGTAAATTCTAGGGTCATGCCCCATGGATGGAATGACACTTTGATTGTTATGATTCCAAAGGTAAATACCCCCGAAAAAGTCGCACAACTTAGACCAATCAGTCTCTGCAATGTTGTTTACAAGGTCATATCCAAGATGATTGCAACTAGATTAAAAAATTTGCTGCTGGAGATTATTAGTCCAACTTAAAGTGCCTTTGTTCCAGGGAGACTTATTACTGATAATGTACTCACTGCTTATGAAGATGGCATGCACTAAAACAAAAGAAGGTGGGCAAGGAGGGTTGGTGCGCTCTGCAACTCGACATGCAGAAAACTTATGACAAAGTTGAGTGGGTGTTTTTGGAAGCAATTTTGTTGAAGCTTGGTTTCTATGTTGACTGGGTTAAGTTGATCATGTGTGTATCGTCAGTTGAGTATGGTGTCAGATATAACTCAGTCGAGACTGAGTCCTTTAAACCCTCTAGAGGCTTGAGGCAAGGGGACCCACTATCCCCATATGTATTTCTTCTCTGCACTTAAGGTTTAACTGGCCTACTATTTGATGCCGAACAGAATGGGGAATTGGAGATTGTTAAGGTATGTCGAGACGCTCCCGCAATAACTAACCTATTGTTTGCTGATGACTCTTTGATCTTGATGAAGCCCAATGTTGCGAATGCGAGTTGCTTGAAATCAATTCATGTTTTGTATTGTGTGGCCTCTGGGGAACTTGTGAGTGTGGAAAATTCAAGTATATTCTTTAGTCCAAGTACAAAGGTGAACATGAGGGCCTAGGTATGCGAATGCCTTAATATTTTGACTGAGGCCCTAAATGACGAGTACTTAGGACTGCCGGCTACTCTGGGTCTTATAAGAGTGACAATTTCCAATACTTATTTGACCGTCTTATTCATAGGCTCATGGGATGGAAGGAAAAATGCATGTCGCTAGGGGGAAAGAAGTGCTCCTAAAGTCAGTAGAACAAGCCATATCCTACTTATGCAATGTCCGTCTTCAAAATTCCTAAGAGAATTTGCAAAGAAATCATAGGCGCGATGTCTCATTTTTGGTGGGATGATGATGCGACACAAAGGAGAATGCATTTGTTTTGAATGGTGGGAAATGTGCATACCAAAGAAAAATGGTGGGATGGGTTTTAGAGATATTCATTGCTTTAATCTTGCCCTATCGGCCAAACAAGTATGGCGTTTAATTGATAATCCAGATTCCCTTTGTGATGTGATTTTGAAGTCTAAATACTTTCCGGATGGTGATCTCTTGAGTGCTACTCTAGAAAAGAGAGCATCTTATACCTAGCAGAGTATTATGGCAGGAGTAGAGACCCTGGGTCGTGGACATATTTGGAGAATCAGAGATGGGGAAAAGTTAAAATATGGGACGATGCTTGGGTACCTCACTCTCCATCTAAAGAGGTAATCATGGTTAGAGGGAACAATTGATCTCTCGGGTCTCTGACTTGATTGACCCGACATCTGGAGAATGGGATATACAGCTCGTGAACCAAACTTTCTGGCAAGTGGATGCCCAGAGAATTCTCGCCATCCCACTTCTGGTTCATGAAATGTCAGACTTTGTGGCTTGAAATTTGGCTAAGACTGGGGTGTTCTCTATACGTTTAGCATACCATGCGGAGTGGGACTTCCAATATGGACATAGGCTCCAAAATTGTAAGCACATAGATACGAAAAGATATTTGGGAGTTGATCTGGAAGTTGTTGCGCCTGTTGGTGCAATAATTTGCCTCCTTATGTTTTCAAGATTGTTGACATAAAtagtaagggactaatgtgtttgctagtgcacacagagtagcAGGTCCCTGAAGTCATAAGGAGTTTGCTATAAACTCCAAGGAACATGCCCTGCGTGGTAGCGAGCATTATTCACGAAGCTTATGCTGTAAAGAGTGACCCCTAAAATTGTTGACGCAAAGAAATTTGTTCGGAGGGTTCCGAAGGAAGTGACTGCAGCCAAAGGAAGTCGAAGACGAAGTGAAGACGTAGTATTTGTTTCGTTGTCCCTCTTTTCTTTCATTTAAGTCGCAGGACcatcgcactattaagaggggtatagtgtTTGAAGCTTAGGTTGTCTGATGCTAAACTCAAacctatgaaagttgtgagagaaatctctttgtgttccgagcaaatacttaccagcaagagactgtgatcttctttgcTGCGAGAGATTTGACTCTGACCAAAGAGTTAGCATTACTtattcctcaagtaatgttaccgttaCTCCAATATCTGACCGTTGTAAAtgtgtcggttggccattggctggaccaGATGTTCAAAATGGTCATTTCCAATCAGGGAAGGCTgcagctataaatagccaccccgcaccGGCTTTGTCTGGTGGCTGCTCCATTTGATTCTGAGAAGATTATTGAGCAACCCCCTCTccagagtgatttgagtttaaaatccactgaGAGAAAAAACTCTAGAGCCAAAGAATTAGATAGTGGTTTAGCATCACTCAAATCTAACTCTAGTATGCTCCACCTAGTtttgagagctgcaaactctctagacggttaggtgtcattcATTTCaaagaccaagagtgattgtggttctcggAAAAGAAGGCTGTAAAGGTTCGAAGatcacctcaagtatctaccacgagtaatCGACATTGGTTGATGAACCAATTGCCGAGGAGAATAGGGCAAAGAGAGTTTATCTTTTGTGTTAAATCACAACCCGTCCAACTagacgtagtccttgtgcagaaggaagaactagtctaccaaatccttgtcttcatcatGCATTACTAGTTATTTCTTCACACTATTCCATTCGATTTACCCCGCTTTTATGCTTACCATCATGTGACTTCCTTCGATGACCATGCTCAGTTTTAGTTTGGTAGTTTACTTTCACTCTCTTTTGTTTGGTATCCTTCTTTCCGCTGCTGTGTTCTGAGAGTTTTAAAGTTTCCGAAAGAAattttaaaactcccattcacACCCCTCCTTTGGTAGACATACTTTGTTCCTACAATTCCCTTGAAAGATTAAGATATTCATTTGGAGAGTGTTGCATAGTGCTATACCTTGCCGCTCAATACTTGCAAATAAGCACATGAAGGTCAAAGATCACTATCTGGCTTGTAATTTGGGGTCGGATAACATCCTTCATTTGCTTTTGAGTGCCCTAAGTCTGTTGAGGTATGGAAGCTTCCTAGGGAATATATGATGTTATTAAGAAGGCAATTGCGATTGATAGGGCAGGTGATGTTGTTTTGGAGCATACACTTTTTCTTCCGAAGAATGATGTTGATGTGTTGGGACAACCAAAGCTGAGATAAACGGTGGCTACTGCAGCTTGGTATCTATGGTTCGAGCATCGAAGGTTAATGCATGGAGAAACAATTCAGAGTGCAGTTTAGATCGGGCTAGCAGTGAGGGCTCTTGCAGCTAACTTTATACTCTCATTCAGCCTAAAAGTGAAAGTGGAACCCAATGCATGGACGAGGCCAAGGCTCGGCTATGCAAAGCTGAATGTTGATGCAAGTTTCGATGTTGATTCACTTGTAGATTTAGTTGGAGCGGTACTACGAGACCACACTGGAAAAATCATGGTTGCTGCTAATGAAAGGATTCAAATATGCCTTGATTCTTTCACTGTTGAAGCTATAGAAGTGAGATTTGGTATAAATCAAGGCCCGTACAATTGGCTGCAGCAAGATTGAGATCAACTCGGACAGTTTGGAGGTGGTATCAGTGTTGAAGGAGGGCTACTCTTCTTGAGTGGCATGTGCTATTTCCGATGATTGCTACTTTATGTCTTTAGAATTTAATCATGTCATGTATGAGCATGGTAATAGAGAGAACAATATAGTGGCTCATGAATTGGCTAGAATAGCTAGATTCTTTCCTCCTAGTGTTTGGTTGGAATCACCTCCTGTTGAAGGTGGTGAGCGGGGACGGTTCGGTTCTCAGCTAGAAAGTTGTCAGGGTTCAGCCCACTCACCACCTTCaaaggaggtggtggaaaaaaaagTTAAAGGAGTCTCCGGACCCAATAAAAATAAAACTACCTAGAGGGGGGCTTTGTTAAAACCTCCCCTTTAATTGCCGGAGTAAATCATGGGTCACATTTGTGCCTGGTCATGTTCGAGGGAAAACTAATTATTAAGAACATGAAGAGACTGCAAAGCGATGAGTCCTCGGACCCTGAAGCCGACGTGAAAGATATAACTCGCCTACGCACCCGACATGTTTTTTTTTAACATGGTATAGACGCAGAAGGTGGTATGTACGCTATACGTATTATACGGAGGTAGAGTATGGTTCCATTGGATGGTTatatcagtctctcggaggtgctcataggggtagggtgtgcgtgtgtgcgttcataggggtgagtgtatgcgcgtgtatatgagcctaAAAAAAAATCAGTGGGATAATATTTTAtctattttttttttttttgaagtaagaagaagaagaagcggggggATTTTCGCAGCTAACGCACACGAACCAACCTACCAACGGCCACGTCCCTCCACCGAACCGCCTCCCGGAActtggaaaataaataaataaaggaaaataaaGGGCCACGTCGCCCACCTCCCCCAAATCAACGGCGAGCTGAGAGCGAGGGCGAGAAATCCCCAAATCAATCCCCAAATCGATCTTCCAATCCAAGAAGCCATGGCGTACGCGGTCCCTCCCGGCGACGACGACGATCTGATGAACGTCCTCAGGCTCCCGCTCAGGCAACTCCCTGCCTGGGTGAACAAGGATGACCTCTACCGCGACGTTCCCCACGTcgtcgccggcgactccgtccAGTCCACCGACGGCGCTGGAAGGCCGGCGTACTACGTCCTCACGCCGCTCCGCGCCATGGGTGGCCGGACGAGCCGCACGGTCGGCGCCGGATACTGGAAAGTGGAGAAGACCGTGAAGCTCCCGACCGCCGACGGCGCCGGTTCTTCCAAGATGGCGCCACATGGAACCTGCGCCAAGCTTTCGTTCATCTCCCGCCCACCCGGCGGACCGGAGGGGAGGAACGGCTGGCTCATGAAGCAGTATCTGCTCCCCCACGCTCCAGGTGCCCCCGCAGGCCCCGCCCTCTGCAAACTGTACTTCAagaagtcggcggcggcggcgtcgactaCATCtacggccgcggcggcggggaaggcggcCGCGGCTGCTCGTCCCAGCCGCCTGCCTGCGTCCGCCCCTTCCCGGAGCTTCTTCTTGAAGAAGCCGGCGGCGGAGGCGCCATCTACGGCGGTGCCGCCGGCGACGAAGGCGGCGACATCCCAGGACGCGGGCGCTCGTCCCCTGCGCCTGCGCGTGCCGACCTCCACCACTTACGCCAGCCGGCTGCGCCTGCCGGCCTCCATCCCTTACTCCAAGATCTTGAAGAAGCCGCCCGCCGAGGCGCCATCTACGGCGGCGAAGGCTCCATCTCGCGCCAGCAGCTTCCGCCGG
It contains:
- the LOC119340348 gene encoding translation initiation factor IF-2-like isoform X1; translation: MAYAVPPGDDDDLMNVLRLPLRQLPAWVNKDDLYRDVPHVVAGDSVQSTDGAGRPAYYVLTPLRAMGGRTSRTVGAGYWKVEKTVKLPTADGAGSSKMAPHGTCAKLSFISRPPGGPEGRNGWLMKQYLLPHAPGAPAGPALCKLYFKKSAAAASTTSTAAAAGKAAAAARPSRLPASAPSRSFFLKKPAAEAPSTAVPPATKAATSQDAGARPLRLRVPTSTTYASRLRLPASIPYSKILKKPPAEAPSTAAKAPSRASSFRRPASTPCPMKKPAAEAPPAAEQAPAKAAEAPSTAVKAPSHASSFRPPASIPCLKKPAAEAPSTAAKAPSHASSFRPPASIPCLKKPAAEAPPAAAPAPAKAEAAPCASQDSTPPLRRQLSPGTTPGRRWVLVETEATSPPPQPNHDRILKRIYKLAELEVVDVEEGELLEQGHYLRKKGKFSCDKSSFMLLKDDYCSFRSRELS
- the LOC119340348 gene encoding proline-rich protein 36-like isoform X2, which codes for MAYAVPPGDDDDLMNVLRLPLRQLPAWVNKDDLYRDVPHVVAGDSVQSTDGAGRPAYYVLTPLRAMGGRTSRTVGAGYWKVEKTVKLPTADGAGSSKMAPHGTCAKLSFISRPPGGPEGRNGWLMKQYLLPHAPGAPAGPALCKLYFKKSAAAASTTSTAAAAGKAAAAARPSRLPASAPSRSFFLKKPAAEAPSTAVPPATKAATSQDAGARPLRLRVPTSTTYASRLRLPASIPYSKILKKPPAEAPSTAAKAPSRASSFRRPASTPCPMKKPAAEAPPAAEQAPAKAAEAPSTAAKAPSHASSFRPPASIPCLKKPAAEAPPAAAPAPAKAEAAPCASQDSTPPLRRQLSPGTTPGRRWVLVETEATSPPPQPNHDRILKRIYKLAELEVVDVEEGELLEQGHYLRKKGKFSCDKSSFMLLKDDYCSFRSRELS
- the LOC119340348 gene encoding proline-rich protein 36-like isoform X3, which gives rise to MAYAVPPGDDDDLMNVLRLPLRQLPAWVNKDDLYRDVPHVVAGDSVQSTDGAGRPAYYVLTPLRAMGGRTSRTVGAGYWKVEKTVKLPTADGAGSSKMAPHGTCAKLSFISRPPGGPEGRNGWLMKQYLLPHAPGAPAGPALCKLYFKKSAAAASTTSTAAAAGKAAAAARPSRLPASAPSRSFFLKKPAAEAPSTAVPPATKAATSQDAGARPLRLRVPTSTTYASRLRLPASIPYSKILKKPPAEAPSTAAKAPSRASSFRRPASTPCPMKKPAAEAPPAAEQAPAKAAEAPSTAVKAPSHASSFRPPASIPCLKKPAAEAPPAAAPAPAKAEAAPCASQDSTPPLRRQLSPGTTPGRRWVLVETEATSPPPQPNHDRILKRIYKLAELEVVDVEEGELLEQGHYLRKKGKFSCDKSSFMLLKDDYCSFRSRELS